From the genome of Etheostoma cragini isolate CJK2018 chromosome 23, CSU_Ecrag_1.0, whole genome shotgun sequence:
GAATGGGTGTGTATGGGTGGATGTGTTTGAAGTGTTTGAAattgggtgtatgtgtgtgtttgtgtgtttgggtgtttgtgtgtgtgttgtagcccGCAGGGACCTAAATGTGGTGTCCAATCAGAAACGACTCGACTACCTGAACAACCTTGCTACAGGCGTCATCTTCGTCACCACGGTGGTTAACTTCTTCGTCAGCTTCTTCGGTTCCAAGAGGACCGGCTTCTTCCGCTGGCTGCTGGCTCGACTCCACTtctgacacaaatacacacgaCCACAAATGCACTCAGTGTATTTCATCTctacacacacttaaacatatTGATTCAAATGTTGATGTTCACTGCTGACAATTCACATACAATTTGCACATGgtcaaacatttttattctaccgcagtttaaaatgtgatttacacGGTAATCCaactaaaatattttcatttaactaCTCAATATCTATGTGAATATGCATTATTTTATGTACTGCAATAACCTGCTTGTGGAAAAATTGTGtttcatgtgtattttaaacttttttttacaattgtgtTTCCCCCTTGTTTAGTTATTGgtaaaattactaaaattgattttttaaataaaaacttgattgacattaaaaaaagtaatttgaggTTCAACACCAGACACAAACCAGGGTAGTATAAATAAGAGCCATCCTACTAATTTGTTCAAACACATTCTCCTCCAAAAAGCTGAATAAATCTAGAGATTTAACATAAGATatgcttattgtgttttttgctaGATTGTAAATTAACAGTGAACGCGGGCCTAATAtcacaagcatgtgtgtgtgtgtgcataagtgtaaaaacatgtcattgttTGAAGGCGCCAATTGGACATGTAGTTTGTCCTTGTGTTTATTCAAGGTAATCATAATGTAGAGCATCCAGGCCAAAAtagaagtctgtgtgtgtgtgtgtgtgtgtgtgtgtgtgtgaaccaagTGAGGTTTGaaccctctctttctctactgtgtgtgtgtgtgtgtcagaaccAAGTGAAGTTTGAACCGTCTCTttctccactgtgtgtgtgcgcttgtgtgtttgtgcgtgtgtgtgtctgtctgtgtgtgtgtgtgtgtgtgcgtgcgtgcatcaCAGGCCGTCGGGATTTGAACAACTCCACCCTGCAGAGACGTCTGGATTACCTGAACAACGTAACGACCATCATAGTCTTCATCACCACAGTCCTCAACTTCTTCATCAGTACCTTTGGCATGAAGAGCAGTGGACACTTCCCATGGCTCATGATGCGCATTCACTGACTGGCTGATGCACACACTTCAGCTGATTATTATAACTTTAGACTTTACTACCAGACAGATATAACTTTTTGCTTTCATTCTTGACTTTAATGTTATTGTCTATCTTGTAACAGACCTGTACTGTCATACATCTTATTGTATCATAGCTTATTTTTTGACTACATAAATGCGTCTCTTAAAAAAGATCcactttaaatacagtttattcAATTATGGGTAAcaaatttgctttttaaaagctttgtacagtatatactacaCTGTAGACATATATGGCAAATGTAATATGAGCGGTATAGCTCTACCATACCGTCCTTTTCCATACTTCCATAATGTAATTTTGGCACTGGCATCTAGGGTATCCCCAATGGAACATGAGCCTCATTGACAGTTCTTACTACAGCAgacaaaataaactaattaaacacaagcactttaaaaaagtttaaactttaaactttaaaaaagagcATTAAAAGTACTTATCccagttttgttttgaatatttgGCAATTTATTAAGTCATATGGagaaagagtattttttttttctcccatcgtAGTAAAAGTCACTGGTCAAGTTCTAGACCAAACTGCCTGTCTACTATAGTATTACGAATATTAGTACTACAACAGTGTTAATGGTGTGCTGATGACTCCATGTTTTGAATACATAATTTacagcaattaaaaaaagtttggatAGGCATCAAATAATACAATACTGTTAATCTCTTTCTATTAAATATAACATCTGACCGCTTTGGTTTGTGTTATTTtccacatacaaacaaatacatattttttaggGAATAACGTCCCATGATGAAAAGGCAGGGACTTTGTCTCTTTGTGAGCCCAATAGAGGGCGTATGTAGCCGCCTACTCATAGAACTGGAGTTACATCCTGTAACCAGCTCTACCATTTCCCAAGAAGTGAAAGTAAGCCCAAGCGAACCTCGCCCCTACCCTGCACGTCAGTTTTCACAAACAACAGACTTACCGGCATTACAGGTATAGTAGAAGTCCTATTTGTACTTTGAACTGTTTTTATTGCTAATTTCAATTTCACATGCATAGTTCACCGTTGAGCACAAATTTTGTTTTGCTGAAGTGTCACTTACCGCAGGGACTTCATTTTCCCTCGGACTATTGCATCTATGTGCTCTAGTGTGACTACCATCTATGtctgtttatgactttttcccctTTCGTCATGTAAGAGAATAATATATCCAGAAATAGTGactacatgttgttgttttcatttgtgaaaCGTGGTGAGCCTGCAGAgattaacttttaaaaatgatgtcATTGTCGGTCGAAAATGTTTTGCAGTGCGTTACGCAAATAATTTTGCGTTAAAAAGACACATCAATGAGAAACTGGAGCGGTATGTTGAGCAAATCGCTTTGCGTTTCAAAGACGTCAAATAGTGTCTACGTAGCATGTCCGACGTCGGCCTAGcccttgttttcttcttttttcaactaGATTTAGAACAATGAAGTAAATTCCTTAAAAACAATCACAGATTAAAAATAGCAAGGCTatatgaaaatacataaaatatataaataaataaaataaaataccacatgaacataatgaaaataatacaaGGGATAGAAtttataaaattacttttttaagtaGCTGGTTTTATCCGCcactatttgaaaaaaaaatatgtttaattcattttttaaccaaGTTTGTTTGTGAGGGTTCCAGATTTTCTTTTCGTTTACATGAATTAATATGATATTTACCCCAAATTATCATGGTGTTGCATCATATTAGATATTTCTCTGGAGATATTATCTTTTGTGTATTAtagtttgttgtgtttcaatttaaaaagttcTTAATTGTTCAGAGATTGCCAAAACATTGTAGTGTGATTGGGCATAAATTAAACTGATGTTCATTAGTTTCAGgttctttccatcttttcataaGTTTATGTCTAAATATTTCACTTTTAGGTTTTAAAGGGATTGACATATGAACATCTGTACAGTGGTTCATATTTGTTCAGATTCAAGCTCCGACCACACGGTAGATACCCTGGAGAGAATAGAAATTATATGCAAAGCTTGACAATTTTTcctataagaaaaaaacagcaaaattcgttaattaaatgataaaaaattcataatcaaaaaaatcacaatgatTAACAATCAGGTAAGCAACCAGTTTAACCAAGTCGATTACAAGAGTAGTTTGTAATCTCGTTTGCGAGTTTGAGTAAATCCTTATTGGATTTAAATAGTGAAGTTATTAACTGTTGTTGAGGATAAACATCACTtttctgtacagtatattctgtAAAAGATTTATGTAACAGATCTGCAATGTCATTCTAAAAGTGGCTATGAAAATTCTGACATTAAACTGAATTTTGAGTTATTTGTGGACCCTTGCATCTTTTCATTTCTTCCAGACATCGTCTCTGACAGTGCAAACGGGATGATGATGGAccactgcattttgttgtgccttgcattgttttttcttgCGTAGGCGATGAACCGTGTCAACCCATTCCCAGAATTTATCTACCGCCACTGGAATAACCCTGGTAAAAATGCTGATTACAACTTCTcttgtaatttaattttcttaGATCCCATCTCCTCTTGTGTCTTGCACTCTACTAGTTCAGTTCAGCCAAAGAGCTGTTTCCTTTTGTCACAGATTCCATATGTCTCTGATATTTTCcaatttcctctttgttttcttctgcagCTTGTGTGTTAGCCTCTTTGCGGAGGACAAATCACTTGAGACGCACGTCTTGCTCAACAAATCTCTTGATTACTGCTTGAATGGCTTCCTAAATGTCTTCATCACTAATTCCGCCATCATGCTTTCTCTGGCTTTTTGGGACTTTGGTGTCAGGTGCATGTCatcctctatctctctgtccTAATGTCCTGCCATCTTTCTACTCACagttaattaaggcattaaatcCCATAAAACAATGAATATAGAGTAATTGAGTAAAGCTAATTTTTTACTTTCCCAAAACCAGTAGTTGCTAGAAACTAATTTGTGTGATTTCAGTAAAGAGGCATAAACTAATCAGAAAATCACTGCAACAACTAACTATGTACAGGCGTTTTGGTGACAACCTTTTGCATGTTTACTCCAACCTACAGTATATCTACAGCAGCATTTAATACAAGTCTTGACCAAAACCAATAGTTTCCACGTTTTCCACCTCTGCACATGTTGCCTTTATGCTCTGACTTGCATATTGTGTTGGATGCTATGCTGCAAAAGGTAGGTGTTAACAATTTTgaacaccaaaaaaacaaccacttgACCTTCTAATGAGTCAAAATGTAAGTCTCATacttttgaaatttaaaatccTAATCATCATCTTAATAATCTCGTGTAGACATGGCCTCAGCCAGCAGCCTCCTGTGTGAAGAACAACTCCTGTGTTCAATCTGTCTGGATGCATTTACGGANNNNNNNNNNNNNNNNNNNNNNNNNNNNNNNNNNNNNNNNNNNNNNNNNNNNNNNNNNNNNNNNNNNNNNNNNNNNNNNNNNNNNNNNNNNNNNNNNNNNAAACTCTGCCGACTGATGTCACAGAGGTCTGATGTTAATGGAGAGGTGGAGTTGGACAGGGGGCTGAATAGGTCCTCAGTGTGGTCAGGGTAGAGGAGAGATGGACGGCTCTGCAGGAGGTGCAGGTGGTCCTCTGTTTGTAAAAGTTTCTCTATTTCAGATCTTCTCCTCCTCGACTCAGCGACTTCTTGCTTCAGCTGTGTCATGGAATCTTCAGCCTCTTTCTGTGCTGCTTTCTGCTTCTCCTGGATCACTTTGATCAGataagcttgttttttttgcagagagACTACCAGAGCAGTGAAAACCTCAGCTATGTCTGCTATCTCTTTCTCTAACTCTTTCTTGTTCTGTTCAACTGACGATTTGATTTCCTTAATACGCATGGATTTAGTGTTTTCGGTCATTTTTATCTCTGACATCACATAGCCCAGCTCAACTTTCCTCTCTTCGAACGCACGCTCTAGTGGGATGGCTTCATGACTTGAATGGTTGTCTTTTAAGcacatgaaacaaacacacatctggTCTTTGCGACAGAAGAGCTCAAACATCTTGTCGTGCCTCTTACACACCCTGTCCTCCAGGTTGGACACAGGGTCGATCAGCTGGTGCTTCTTAAGGCTCTTGACTCTCTGATGAGGCTCCAGGTGAGGCTGGCAGTAAGCCGCCAAACACACCAGGCACGTCTTCTGGGCCTTGAGCTTCGGCTCAAGGCAGATGTCACAGGGCACCTCCCCTGGTTTGGCAAGGATGTCTTTGTCCCCCC
Proteins encoded in this window:
- the LOC117939076 gene encoding E3 ubiquitin/ISG15 ligase TRIM25-like, whose translation is MASASSLLCEEQLLCSICLDAFTEPVSTPCGHNYCKACITGYWASSGQIQCPLCKKKFRKKQQLQVNTEFRDMVEHFNNMRLRGDKDILAKPGEVPCDICLEPKLKAQKTCLVCLAAYCQPHLEPHQRVKSLKKHQLIDPVSNLEDRVCKRHDKMFELFCRKDQMCVCFMCLKDNHSSHEAIPLERAFEERKVELGYVMSEIKMTENTKSMRIKEIKSSVEQNKKELEKEIADIAEVFTALVVSLQKKQAYLIKVIQEKQKAAQKEAEDSMTQLKQEVAESRRRRSEIEKLLQTEDHLHLLQSRPSLLYPDHTEDLFSPLSNSTSPLTSDLCDISRQT